A window of the Xenopus laevis strain J_2021 chromosome 9_10L, Xenopus_laevis_v10.1, whole genome shotgun sequence genome harbors these coding sequences:
- the kcnk1.L gene encoding potassium channel, two pore domain subfamily K, member 1 L homeolog, with protein sequence MLQALATNPCVRLIEQNQTCWFFSFLMLGYLLYLLIGAAIFSAVELPHEHLLREELLDLKHRYLQENECLTEERLEKFLSRVLEASNYGVSMLNNVSGNPNWDFTSALFFVSTVLSTTGYGHTVPLSNGGKSFCIIYSIIGIPLTLLLFTALVQRIMVYVTHRPISYFHLRWGYNKQTVAIVHALIIGFVAILCFFLIPAAVFSALEEDWNFLESFYFCFISLSTIGLGDYVPAEGQNQRYRQLYKFGITCYLILGLIVMLVVLETFCELQGLKKFRKIFFRKKVKEGDQINIIEHDQLTLASISDQAASLKEDQILNELSGPDGPLNDDQ encoded by the exons ATGCTCCAAGCCCTGGCAACCAACCCCTGTGTGCGGCTAATTGAGCAGAACCAAACATGCTGGTTCTTTTCCTTCTTGATGTTGGGCTACCTGCTTTACCTCCTGATAGGGGCAGCGATATTTTCAGCAGTGGAGCTGCCACACGAGCACCTTCTCCGGGAGGAGTTGTTGGACTTAAAGCATCGCTACCTGCAGGAGAATGAGTGTCTGACTGAGGAGAGGCTGGAGAAGTTCCTGAGCCGAGTACTAGAGGCCAGCAATTATGGGGTGTCAATGTTGAACAATGTGTCTGGGAACCCCAACTGGGACTTCACCTCTGCCCTTTTCTTTGTTAGCACGGTGCTCTCCACCACAG GATACGGGCACACAGTGCCACTCTCTAATGGAGGAAAGAGCTTCTGTATCATTTACTCCATAATTGGGATCCCTCTGACACTCCTCCTATTCACTGCGCTGGTGCAGCGGATCATGGTGTATGTGACCCACAGACCCATTTCCTACTTTCACCTCCGCTGGGGGTATAACAAGCAGACTGTTGCCATCGTTCATGCACTGATCATAGGGTTCGTGGCTATTTTGTGCTTTTTTCTTATACCAGCTGCAGTTTTCTCAGCTCTCGAAGAAGATTGGAATTTCTTAGAGTCATTTTACTTCTGCTTCATTTCCTTGAGCACCATTGGCCTGGGAGACTATGTTCCCGCAGAGGGGCAGAACCAGAGATATCGGCAGCTGTACAAGTTTGGCATCACTT GTTACCTGATCTTGGGCCTAATTGTGATGCTTGTGGTTCTGGAGACTTTCTGTGAGCTGCAAGGCCTGAAGAAATTCCGAAAAATATTTTTCCGAAAGAAAGTGAAAGAAGGAGACCAAATAAACATCATAGAACACGATCAGCTGACCCTCGCGTCCATTTCAGATCAAGCTGCGTCATTAAAGGAGGACCAAATACTGAATGAACTCTCTGGGCCCGATGGTCCACTAAATGACGATCAGTAG